One part of the Teredinibacter purpureus genome encodes these proteins:
- a CDS encoding DUF5131 family protein produces MGENTLISWANYTFNPVIGCEKVSPGCDNCYAESWDKRFGGVQWQKSAPRRVTSESNWRKPLVWNRKEQGAISRPRVFCGSMCDVFDKKIPPQTRSRLWELIKRTENLDWLLLTKRAVNIAKYLPHDWGDGYPNVWLGVSVENKKHGYPRIEILKNIPAKVRFLSAEPLLEEINDVSLNAIDWLIVGGESGHNCRPMDPKWADGLRMLCKKYNTKFYFKQMGGTRHDKGGCLLQGQKYQSVPQPDMVPIKVL; encoded by the coding sequence ATGGGTGAGAATACTTTGATCAGCTGGGCAAATTACACGTTCAATCCTGTTATTGGTTGTGAGAAGGTTTCGCCTGGTTGTGATAATTGCTACGCAGAATCGTGGGATAAGAGATTTGGAGGAGTGCAGTGGCAGAAGAGCGCTCCTCGTAGGGTTACTTCGGAAAGTAATTGGAGAAAACCACTTGTTTGGAACAGAAAGGAGCAAGGCGCTATTTCTCGCCCTAGGGTTTTCTGTGGGAGTATGTGTGATGTTTTCGATAAAAAAATACCTCCCCAAACTAGAAGTAGGTTGTGGGAGTTAATTAAAAGAACAGAAAACCTTGATTGGCTCCTATTAACAAAAAGAGCCGTAAACATTGCAAAGTATTTACCCCATGATTGGGGCGATGGCTACCCTAATGTTTGGCTCGGCGTATCAGTTGAAAATAAGAAACATGGTTATCCTAGAATAGAGATTCTTAAGAATATTCCTGCCAAAGTGCGCTTCCTCTCTGCTGAACCTCTTTTAGAAGAGATCAATGACGTTTCATTAAATGCGATAGATTGGCTGATTGTTGGCGGCGAATCTGGTCATAATTGTCGCCCTATGGACCCTAAATGGGCGGATGGGCTTCGCATGCTATGCAAAAAATATAATACAAAATTCTACTTCAAGCAGATGGGCGGTACTCGTCATGATAAGGGTGGATGCTTACTGCAAGGTCAGAAATATCAATCCGTTCCTCAACCAGATATGGTTCCCATAAAGGTGCTTTAG